The Rhizobiaceae bacterium genome contains the following window.
TGGGATGGCAGGGTCATTGGGACGTCTCCCCGGTCAGGATCAGTGTTCTTGTCATTGCAGGCCGAGCCTGGTCTTGGTGCGCGCCGCGCCGGCTGCGATCAGCCGGTCGGCGATGATGGCGATGAAAGCGACCGCAAGGCCCGCGACAAGCCCGCGCCCGGTATCGGCCTTGGTGAGTGCGATATAGACTTCCTGCCCGAGGTCGCGCGTGCCGACCAGCGCGGTGATCACCAGCATCGAGAGCGCGAACATGATGGTCTGGTTGATGCCGAGCATGATGTCCGGCAGAGCAAGCTTGAGCTTGATCTTGGTCAGCAATTGCCACCGCGTACATCCCATCGCCCTGCCCGCCTCGGTGAGGCGCGGATCGACCTTTCGCAGCCCGAGCGCTGTGTAACGGATCGCCGGCGCAATCGCGTAGGCCACCACGGCGAGCATGGCGGTGAAATCGCCGACCCGAAACAGCATGACGGCGGGCATGAGGTAAACGAAGGAAGGCAGCGTCTGCAACGTGTCGATGACGGCCTGCACGACGCGCCAGAGCTGCCTGCGCTCAGCCGACACGATGCCGATGGGTATGCCGATCAGCGCGGCGATCACCACCGACACGCCGCAGAGATAGACGGTGATCATCGCCTTTTCCCATTGGCCGGTCGCGGCGATGAGAAAGGCCAGTGCCGCGACAAGAAGCGCGAGCCGATGCCCCCCCAGCCGCCATCCGGTATAGGCCAGCAGGCCGATCACGCCGAGCCAAGGCAAGCCGCCGAGCAGCCGTTTGAACGGGATCAGCACATTCAACAGCATGGCGTTCTTGATCGCTTCCAGCGTGTCGAAATAGTTCACGTTGATCCATTCGACCGCGCGGCCAATTGCGGTGCCACTGGCAATGGTCATGGCCTGCGGATAGGTCTGAAAGGCGGACAGGCCGAGGCCGAGAATTGCGGTCGAGACGATTATGGCCAGCGCCGAAAGCAGGTATGGATAGCGTGAGAAAAGTCCCTTCCTTGCGGCATCAGCGTGAAAATCGCCCATTTTCAGCGCCATTGCCTGGCTCAGCCGGTCGAGCGCGACGGCCAGCGCCACAATCGCCAGACCGGCCACCAGCCCCGCGCCAATGTCGAGGCGGCGAAGTGCTGCAAGCACGTCGAAGCCCAACCCGCCCGCGCCGATCATCGACGCGATGATGACCATGTTCAGAGACAGCATGATGACCTGGTTGACGCCAACCATCAGGCTGTCGCGTGCGGACGGCACCATGACACGCCACGTCATCTGGCGACGCGTGCAGCCGATCATGCGGCCCAGTTCCTGCACTTCTGACGGCACGCCGCGAAGCGCCAGCACGGTGATGCGCGTCATGGGCGGCATGGCGTAAATGACGGTCGCCACAATCGCCGCTGTCGGGCCGAAGCCGAACAGGAAAAGAATCGGCACGAGATAGGCGAAGACAGGAATGGTCTGCATCAGGTCCAGCACTGGCGTCAGTGCCTTCTCGAAGGGCGGCCAGCGATAGGCTGCAAGGCCGAGCAACAGCCCGCCCACCACGCCGATGGGCGCTGCGACCAGAATGGAGGCCAGCGTCACCATCGCGCTGTTCCACTGGCCGAAAACGGCAAGGAAAAGGAAGCAGCCCGCCGAAAACAGCGCCAGCCGCCAGCCGCCCGCATAGTGGCCGATCATGCCGACGATGGCGATAACGGCGATCCACGACAGCGGCGGCAATATCTGCACCGCGGCCGATCCCTGACCCGACAGGAAGCCCGTCGCCAGCAGGCTGAGCGCGATGCGGTAAGGCACATCCACTACCGCCGCGATGAAGCGCGTCAGTTGCGTGAAGGTGAAGAAGCCGAAGGTCGCGTCGTTCAGGAGCCATTTCAACGCATTGCTGATCCATGCGGCAGCCGGGATGGTCCATGCCTTCGGATAGTCGAACGCCCACTTCGCGACCGGCTCCCCGAACTGCCACAGCAGCACGAAGGCAGCGATCGCGATCAGCCAGCCAATTGCAGACGAGTGGCGGACAAGGGGTGGCGCGCGCATGACGATCTCAGCCCTGCATCAACACATCGACGACATCGGCGCGATGCAACGCGCCGACCGGCTCGCCGCTTTCGTCAAGCACGGTCAACACGTCGACACCGTCCGAGAACCGGGTCGCGGCATCGGCAATCGTCGCCCGCGCTGCAACGGTGGGGCCGCCCGCGCCGCCGACCGGCTTCATCAGCGACGCCGCCTTCAGGACCTTGGCTTTCGCCACGTTGCGCGTGAACGCCGCGACATAGGAATCGGCGGGCTGAAGCACCAGTTCCTCCGGGGTTCCCGCCTGCACGATCATGCCGTCCTTCATGATGGCGATGCGGTCGGCCAGCCTTATGGCCTCGTCGAAGTCATGCGTGATGAAAACGATGGTTTTCTTCAGCACCGATTGCAGGCGGATGAACTCGTCCTGCATTTCGCGGCGGATCAGCGGATCTAGAGCGGAGAACGGCTCGTCGAGGAACCACAGTTCGGGCTCCACCGCCAGCGATCTCGCAATGCCGACGCGCTGCTGCTGGCCGCCGGAAAGCTCGCGCGGGAAAAAGCGCTCGCGCCCCGCAAGCCCCACCAGTTCGATCATCTTTTGCGCGCGGGCCTCGCGCGCCTGCTTGTCCACGCCCTGCACTTCGAGCGGAAAGGCGACGTTGGCGAGCACGCTCAGATGCGGCAGCAGGGCGAAATTCTGGAACACCATGCCCATCTGGTGGCGACGGATTTCGATCATCCGCGCATCGGATGCCGCAAGCAGGTTCTCGCCGTTGAAGATGATTTCGCCGGAGGTCGGCTCGATCAGCCGGGAGAGACATCGAACCAGCGTCGATTTGCCGGAACCCGACAGACCCATGATGACGAAAATCTCGCCGGCGCGGACCCCTAGGTTCACACCCCGCACCGCACCGACGAGACCTGATTTCCCGAGTTCTTCAGGCTCGGGACTGCCCCCTGAAGCGATCAGAAATTCGCGTGCCCCCGACCCGAATATTTTCCAGACATTGCGGCAAACGAGCTTTTCTTCCGCCATTCTTTTTCCGGTCTGCCCGTCTTTGTGTCGGTGGCGCGCAAGCGCGAATTGCGCCCGCCGCAGCCCCCGGCGGCGGGCTCCCCCAAGCTCCTATTTCTTGATCCACTCCGACCAGCGCACTTCGTTTTGGCCCATCCACTCCGCCACCACATCATCGACCGACTTGCCGTCGAGATCGACCTTG
Protein-coding sequences here:
- a CDS encoding ABC transporter permease subunit, producing the protein MRAPPLVRHSSAIGWLIAIAAFVLLWQFGEPVAKWAFDYPKAWTIPAAAWISNALKWLLNDATFGFFTFTQLTRFIAAVVDVPYRIALSLLATGFLSGQGSAAVQILPPLSWIAVIAIVGMIGHYAGGWRLALFSAGCFLFLAVFGQWNSAMVTLASILVAAPIGVVGGLLLGLAAYRWPPFEKALTPVLDLMQTIPVFAYLVPILFLFGFGPTAAIVATVIYAMPPMTRITVLALRGVPSEVQELGRMIGCTRRQMTWRVMVPSARDSLMVGVNQVIMLSLNMVIIASMIGAGGLGFDVLAALRRLDIGAGLVAGLAIVALAVALDRLSQAMALKMGDFHADAARKGLFSRYPYLLSALAIIVSTAILGLGLSAFQTYPQAMTIASGTAIGRAVEWINVNYFDTLEAIKNAMLLNVLIPFKRLLGGLPWLGVIGLLAYTGWRLGGHRLALLVAALAFLIAATGQWEKAMITVYLCGVSVVIAALIGIPIGIVSAERRQLWRVVQAVIDTLQTLPSFVYLMPAVMLFRVGDFTAMLAVVAYAIAPAIRYTALGLRKVDPRLTEAGRAMGCTRWQLLTKIKLKLALPDIMLGINQTIMFALSMLVITALVGTRDLGQEVYIALTKADTGRGLVAGLAVAFIAIIADRLIAAGAARTKTRLGLQ
- a CDS encoding betaine/proline/choline family ABC transporter ATP-binding protein (Members of the family are the ATP-binding subunit of ABC transporters for substrates such as betaine, L-proline or other amino acids, choline, carnitine, etc. The substrate specificity is best determined from the substrate-binding subunit, rather than this subunit, as it interacts with the permease subunit and not with substrate directly.); this translates as MAEEKLVCRNVWKIFGSGAREFLIASGGSPEPEELGKSGLVGAVRGVNLGVRAGEIFVIMGLSGSGKSTLVRCLSRLIEPTSGEIIFNGENLLAASDARMIEIRRHQMGMVFQNFALLPHLSVLANVAFPLEVQGVDKQAREARAQKMIELVGLAGRERFFPRELSGGQQQRVGIARSLAVEPELWFLDEPFSALDPLIRREMQDEFIRLQSVLKKTIVFITHDFDEAIRLADRIAIMKDGMIVQAGTPEELVLQPADSYVAAFTRNVAKAKVLKAASLMKPVGGAGGPTVAARATIADAATRFSDGVDVLTVLDESGEPVGALHRADVVDVLMQG